The Paenibacillus beijingensis nucleotide sequence GGCCGGGTGGGGGAAGAAGCGGAGCTGCTGCAGGAGAATGGGATCGAGTTCGAAATCGTCCCGGGCATTACGTCGGCGATCGCGGTTCCCGCTTATGCCGGCATCCCCGTTACGCATCGGGATTTGGCTTCGTCGCTGTCGATCATTACCGGTCATGAAAGTCCGGACAAGCTGGACCGTTCCATCCACTGGGACAAAGTGACGAACGCGACCGGAACGCTTATTTTTCTGATGGGCATCGCCAAGATCGGATACATTAGCGAGCAGCTGATCCGCTACGGCAAATCGCCGCAAACGCCGGTCGCGCTCATCCGCTGGGGAACCCGTCCCGAGCAGGAGACGCTTGTCGGCACGCTGGAGACGATTGAACGCCAAGTGAAGGAAGCGAATTTCCAGCCGCCGGCGGTCATCGTCGTAGGTGAAGTGGTGAACCAGCGCGAGCAGTTAAAATGGTACGAAAACAAACCGTTGTTTGGGACGCGTGTGCTCGTCACGCGCGCGCGCGCGCAGGCCAGCGAGCTGTGCGACCGCATTGAAGCGCTTGGAGGAGAGCCGTGCGAATATCCCGTTATCGATGTGCGGGAGCCGGAAAGTCCGCAGGCGGCGCTTGCGATCCGGGAGGCGCTCGCCGATCCGCAGCGCTACGACTGGATCATGTTTACGAGCGTGAACGGAGTCGAGTACTTCTTCCGCTGGCTGAAACGGCTGGGCGTCGATATCCGCGCGTTCCACCGCGCGCGGATCGCGGCTGTCGGTCCGAAGACGGCAGAAGCACTCGAAGCACGCGGTCTTTGCGTCGATTCGCTGCCGTTCAAGTTTCAAGCGGACGGTTTGCTGGACAGCTTGGCGGATCATATTGAGCCCGGACAAACCGCTCTTCTGCCCCGCGGCGATTTGGCGCGGGAGACGCTGCCCGCAGCGCTGGATCAGCGGGGCGTAAAATCGGTAACCGTCGACGTCTACGAAACGGTGCTTGCCGATGCGCAGGATGTGTTCGCGCTTGAATGGCTGCGGAACAAGGAGGTCCATGTCGTTACGTTCACCAGCTCCTCTACCGTTACGAATCTGATGGAACTGCTGCGGCGCAGCGGCGTCGATAATCCTGCCGAGCTGCTGCAGGGTGCCGAAATCGCCTGCATTGGACCGGTAACGGCCCGTACGGCCAAGGAAGCCGGCTTGACGGTGACGATCGAGCCGCAGGAGGCGACCATCGACGGGCTCGTCGCCGCAATTGCGGCGCGGCGGGCGGAAATGCGGTTATAAGACGGGATAGGCCGGAAGCTTTTTTTGCCGAATCACATCCGAAGCTACCGATGCTGTCTTCATCAGTGACGACAGTTTCGTGAACATATAGAAGTTTGTCTTTGTGCAAAAGCGATTAGGAGGTCAACGCTATGAACTTTCCAACCGTAAGACACCGCCGGCTGCGCCGGACCGCCGCGCTGAGAGGTCTCGTGCGTGAAACGGTATTGACGCTTAACGATCTCATTTATCCGATTTACGTTACGTATGGTTCGGACATTAAGGATGAAATCTCTTCGATGCCCGGTGTGTACCGTTTTTCACTGGACAGACTCGAAGCGGAAATCCGCGAAATCGTAGACGCCGGCATTACGTCCATCATGATATTCGGCATTCCGGAACATAAGGATGCGGTCGGAACGAGCGCCTATGATCCGAACGGAATCGTGCAGGAAGCGACGCGCAAGGTGAAGGAGTGGGCTCCGGATCTCGTCGTTATTGCCGACACCTGTCTGTGCCAATATACGGACCACGGCCACTGCGGGATCGTTCATCGCAACGAAAGGACCGGAGAGGCGGAAGTCGACAATGACGCTTCGCTTGCACTGCTTGTGCGCACCGCCGTCTCCCAGGCCCAGGCGGGCGCCGATATGATCGCGCCGTCCAACATGATGGACGGGTTCGTGCTGTCCATCCGCGCCGGACTGGATGAAGCGGGGTTCGCCGACATTCCGATTCTTTCTTATTCGGTTAAATATTCGTCGGCCTACTACGGCCCGTTCCGGGAGGCTGCCCATTCCGCGCCGCAGTACGGCGACCGCAAGTCGTATCAGATGGACCCCGCCAATTTGCGGGAAGCGCTGCGCGAAGCGGAGTCGGACATCGCCGAAGGGGCGGACATGCTGATGGTAAAACCGGCTCTCGCCTATTTGGATGTCATACGCGCGCTGAAAGAAAATTTCGATCTTCCCGTAGCCGCCTACAACGTAAGCGGCGAGTATGCAATGGTGAAGGCGGCTAGCGCAAACGGCTGGATCGACGAAAAGTCGATCGTGATGGAGTCGCTTCTCGGCATGAAACGCGCGGGCGCCGATTTGATCATTACGTACCACGCGAAGGACGTCGCCCGCTGGCTGTAGAAGATAGGCTTACGAAGTGGTTTTGCTTCGCAAAAACTTAAGCTTATGCTTACGATGTGGTTTTGCCTCCGGCAAAACCTTTAGGAGGGATCATATGATCGGACAGATAGGCAGAAAAAAGGACGACCGGTCGCGGGAAGCGTTTGAGAAAGCGAAACGCGTTATTCCCGGCGGCGTCAACAGTCCGGTGCGCGCGTTCAAATCGGTCGGACTGACGCCGGTTTACGTGGAGCGCGGAGAAGGCTGCACGGTTTACGATATTGACGGAAACCGGTATATCGACTATGTCGGTTCGTGGGGACCGCTCATTATGGGCCATGCCCATCCTGAAGTTGTGGAGGCGCTGAAGAAGACGGCGGAAAAAGGAACGAGCTTCGGCGCGCCGACGGAGCTGGAAACGCTGATGGCCGAGCTCGTTTGCGAGCGCGTTCCTTCCTGCGACATCGTGCGGATGGTCAACTCCGGCACGGAGGCGACGATGAGCGCCCTGCGGCTGGCGCGCGGCTATACCGGACGGAGCAAAATTTTGAAATTCGAAGGCTCGTACCACGGCCATGCCGACAGTCTGCTCATTAAAGCGGGTTCCGGCGTCGCGACGCTCGGTCTTCCGGACAGCCCCGGCGTTCCCGAAACGATTGCGGCGCATACGATTACCGTTCCATACAACGACCTTGAATCAGTCAAGCTCGCGTTTGAGAAGTTCGGCGAGCAGATCGCCTGTATTATCGTCGAGCCGGTTGCCGGCAACATGGGCGTCGTGCCGCCGCTGCCGGGATTTCTGCAGGGCCTGCGCGATGTGACGGAGAAGTACGGCACTCTGCTTATTTTTGACGAGGTGATGACGGGGTTCCGCGTCGACTATCATTGCGCGCAAGGTTTGTACGGCATAACGCCGGATTTGACCTGCCTCGGCAAAGTGATCGGCGGCGGTCTTCCGGTCGGCGCTTACGGCGGAAAAAGGGAAATTATGGAGCGGATGGCGCCGGCGGGGCCGATTTATCAAGCCGGCACGCTGTCGGGCAATCCGCTCGCAATGGCGGCCGGATATACGACGCTGAAGCTGCTGACGCCGCAGACGTATGAGCTGCTCGAGCGGCTGTCCGTGCAGCTGCAGGCCGGATTCGAGCACAACGCCCGCAAGATCGGCATCCCCGTAACGATCAACAGGGTAGGCTCAATGATTTGTCCTTTCTTTACGGAGCAGCATGTCATCAACTACGACATCGCCCGGACATCGGACCTGGAACGGTTCAAAAACTATTTTGGCGCGATGCTGGAGCTTGGAGTAAGCGTCGCCCCATCCCAGTTCGAAGGCATGTTCATGTCGGCTGTGCATACGCCGGAAATTGTGGATCAGACGATCGCTGCGCATGATAAAGCGCTGCGCCGCCTGTAACGAAAGGCGGACAGGGCATGTTTGATTACAGCCA carries:
- the cobA gene encoding uroporphyrinogen-III C-methyltransferase, producing MDKGKVFLVGAGPGDPKLITVRGLECISCSDVIVYDRLASPRLLKHMKPGAEKVYVGKLPDRHTMKQEDINQLLVDLALQGRTVTRLKGGDPTIFGRVGEEAELLQENGIEFEIVPGITSAIAVPAYAGIPVTHRDLASSLSIITGHESPDKLDRSIHWDKVTNATGTLIFLMGIAKIGYISEQLIRYGKSPQTPVALIRWGTRPEQETLVGTLETIERQVKEANFQPPAVIVVGEVVNQREQLKWYENKPLFGTRVLVTRARAQASELCDRIEALGGEPCEYPVIDVREPESPQAALAIREALADPQRYDWIMFTSVNGVEYFFRWLKRLGVDIRAFHRARIAAVGPKTAEALEARGLCVDSLPFKFQADGLLDSLADHIEPGQTALLPRGDLARETLPAALDQRGVKSVTVDVYETVLADAQDVFALEWLRNKEVHVVTFTSSSTVTNLMELLRRSGVDNPAELLQGAEIACIGPVTARTAKEAGLTVTIEPQEATIDGLVAAIAARRAEMRL
- the hemB gene encoding porphobilinogen synthase — protein: MNFPTVRHRRLRRTAALRGLVRETVLTLNDLIYPIYVTYGSDIKDEISSMPGVYRFSLDRLEAEIREIVDAGITSIMIFGIPEHKDAVGTSAYDPNGIVQEATRKVKEWAPDLVVIADTCLCQYTDHGHCGIVHRNERTGEAEVDNDASLALLVRTAVSQAQAGADMIAPSNMMDGFVLSIRAGLDEAGFADIPILSYSVKYSSAYYGPFREAAHSAPQYGDRKSYQMDPANLREALREAESDIAEGADMLMVKPALAYLDVIRALKENFDLPVAAYNVSGEYAMVKAASANGWIDEKSIVMESLLGMKRAGADLIITYHAKDVARWL
- the hemL gene encoding glutamate-1-semialdehyde 2,1-aminomutase, whose product is MIGQIGRKKDDRSREAFEKAKRVIPGGVNSPVRAFKSVGLTPVYVERGEGCTVYDIDGNRYIDYVGSWGPLIMGHAHPEVVEALKKTAEKGTSFGAPTELETLMAELVCERVPSCDIVRMVNSGTEATMSALRLARGYTGRSKILKFEGSYHGHADSLLIKAGSGVATLGLPDSPGVPETIAAHTITVPYNDLESVKLAFEKFGEQIACIIVEPVAGNMGVVPPLPGFLQGLRDVTEKYGTLLIFDEVMTGFRVDYHCAQGLYGITPDLTCLGKVIGGGLPVGAYGGKREIMERMAPAGPIYQAGTLSGNPLAMAAGYTTLKLLTPQTYELLERLSVQLQAGFEHNARKIGIPVTINRVGSMICPFFTEQHVINYDIARTSDLERFKNYFGAMLELGVSVAPSQFEGMFMSAVHTPEIVDQTIAAHDKALRRL